In the genome of Ignavibacteriales bacterium, one region contains:
- a CDS encoding site-specific DNA-methyltransferase, which yields MPLTKKRGIYNRSLTVTTKEFALFKKKLITLSQPAALKKINSKIICQNLFDVIPFLPDSFVDLLFIDPPYNLSKTFNGNTFKEISATQYEEWIESWLSPLIRILKPDASVYICCDWKSSPSVFKVASKYLKVRNRITWEREKGRGAKANWKNCSEDIWYFTASDKFTFNTDAVKVKRKVLAPYKTESGKPKDWVKETDGEFRITHPSNLWTDITVPFWSMPENTVHPTQKPEKLLAKIILASSNKGDFIFDPFLGSGTAAVTAKKLGRKFSGIELDETFACISQKRIELAEKDKSIQGYEEGVFWERNSVKKK from the coding sequence ATGCCTTTAACGAAGAAGCGGGGTATATATAACCGGAGTTTAACAGTCACAACAAAAGAATTTGCTCTGTTTAAAAAAAAGCTGATAACCCTCAGCCAGCCTGCTGCACTTAAAAAAATAAATTCTAAAATAATTTGTCAGAACCTGTTTGATGTAATTCCATTTCTTCCTGACTCTTTCGTCGATCTGCTTTTCATTGATCCGCCATATAATCTTTCAAAAACTTTTAACGGTAATACATTTAAAGAAATTTCCGCCACGCAATATGAAGAATGGATTGAAAGCTGGCTTTCACCATTGATAAGAATATTGAAGCCGGATGCCTCGGTCTATATTTGCTGCGACTGGAAATCATCGCCGTCAGTTTTTAAAGTAGCTTCAAAGTATCTGAAAGTGAGGAACAGGATTACATGGGAAAGAGAAAAAGGAAGAGGCGCAAAAGCAAACTGGAAAAACTGTTCCGAAGATATATGGTACTTTACAGCATCGGATAAATTCACATTTAATACTGATGCCGTAAAAGTAAAACGAAAAGTTCTTGCTCCATACAAAACGGAATCAGGTAAACCTAAAGACTGGGTAAAAGAAACCGATGGTGAGTTCAGAATTACACATCCGTCAAATCTGTGGACAGATATAACAGTGCCTTTCTGGTCAATGCCTGAAAACACAGTCCATCCGACACAAAAACCGGAGAAGTTATTAGCCAAGATTATTCTTGCAAGTTCAAACAAGGGTGATTTTATTTTTGATCCTTTTCTGGGTTCAGGAACAGCGGCTGTTACCGCAAAAAAACTTGGCAGAAAGTTTTCAGGGATAGAACTTGATGAAACTTTTGCATGCATATCACAAAAGAGAATTGAACTGGCTGAAAAGGATAAATCCATACAGGGTTATGAAGAGGGAGTTTTCTGGGAACGAAATAGTGTGAAGAAGAAATAA
- the sixA gene encoding phosphohistidine phosphatase SixA: MNLYLIRHGDAEAISESGKDFDRKLTHAGIEQMKLAAQGWQSLIDQFDVIVASPLVRAVETARIISDVFNYKKDIMLDNNLISGGSTSEVVILANSLNLINVAMIGHQPDLSQHTSRLISNANASIAFEKGTIAKISFPNSVIAGKGVLKFLIPAESF; this comes from the coding sequence ATGAATTTATATCTGATAAGGCACGGCGATGCCGAGGCAATTTCTGAAAGCGGAAAAGATTTTGACCGCAAACTTACTCACGCCGGTATTGAACAAATGAAACTCGCCGCGCAGGGCTGGCAAAGTTTAATTGATCAGTTTGATGTGATAGTTGCATCACCACTGGTAAGAGCTGTTGAGACAGCACGTATCATCTCGGATGTATTTAATTATAAAAAAGATATTATGCTTGATAATAATCTGATCAGCGGAGGCAGCACGTCAGAAGTTGTCATACTTGCCAACTCATTAAACCTTATAAACGTTGCAATGATTGGTCATCAGCCCGATCTTTCACAGCACACATCAAGATTAATCTCAAATGCGAATGCATCTATCGCGTTTGAAAAGGGTACAATAGCTAAAATATCATTCCCGAACAGTGTGATTGCAGGGAAAGGTGTTTTAAAGTTTTTAATTCCTGCAGAGAGTTTTTAA
- a CDS encoding Na+/H+ antiporter NhaC family protein yields MNKKLVLLFFIIVLASNLFSQTIQVQPVALSGINFPVKIVDLPDTLSTVNLLIANSGNQLQYNLSVSQNRIDTLIALQESGSYSLSVKEYQKIHTDIQVIPGILSILPPIISILLALIFRQVVISLIIGIFSGSLLVNSYDPFTGFLRLVDHYIINSLSEVSHIQIVVFTLLFGGVIGLISRSGGTRGIANVVTRLAKTRRSGMLATWLSGILIFFDDYANTLVVGNLMRPVTDKLKISREKLSFIVDATAAPVASIFIVSSWIGYEIGLIQDGLTSIGSAENAYTVFIQTLPYRFYPIVMLLFVFISAYMQRDFGPMLKAERRSLMDENLKNEDSKQSKDLTESSVMFGNEDKAKWYNGIVPILVIIVGTILGLYFTGIASLEEQGIRDYGLREIIGSSDSYKSLLWSGFGACVIVALMILAQRIMSLTEVVDAWFLGIRSMLLAVIILTLAWSIGAITQEIKTADYIISIISDSVNPRMLPVLVFLVCALTSFATGTSWGTMAIMMPIVIPLADTSSSLNNYGLEDQTIILHGVISSVLAGTVFGDHCSPISDTTILSSMASSCDHIEHVRTQLPYAILIGILGMLIGDIPTAYGVSPYVSLAVMVVAVVGILFVFGKTVNPEKRTH; encoded by the coding sequence GTGAACAAAAAATTAGTATTGCTGTTTTTTATTATTGTACTTGCCTCAAACTTATTCTCCCAAACTATCCAGGTTCAGCCGGTCGCACTATCCGGAATAAATTTTCCTGTAAAAATTGTTGATCTGCCGGACACTTTATCGACTGTAAATCTTTTAATTGCAAATTCCGGAAATCAATTACAGTACAATTTGTCTGTATCACAAAATCGAATTGATACTCTAATTGCACTGCAGGAAAGTGGAAGTTACAGCCTATCTGTTAAGGAGTATCAAAAAATACATACTGACATTCAGGTTATACCTGGTATTCTAAGTATACTTCCACCAATTATCTCAATTCTCCTTGCGCTGATTTTCCGTCAGGTTGTAATATCACTTATCATAGGTATTTTTTCGGGTTCACTGCTTGTAAACAGTTATGATCCGTTCACAGGATTTTTAAGACTTGTGGATCATTACATAATAAATTCTTTAAGTGAAGTATCACATATTCAAATAGTTGTTTTCACTCTTCTCTTCGGAGGTGTGATAGGTCTTATTTCACGAAGCGGGGGAACGAGGGGAATAGCAAATGTTGTCACTCGTCTTGCAAAAACCCGAAGAAGCGGAATGCTGGCTACATGGTTAAGCGGTATATTAATTTTCTTTGATGACTACGCTAATACTCTGGTGGTTGGAAATTTAATGCGTCCTGTTACCGACAAGCTAAAAATATCACGTGAAAAATTATCATTTATTGTTGACGCAACTGCCGCTCCTGTAGCAAGTATTTTTATCGTTAGTTCGTGGATAGGATATGAAATAGGATTAATTCAGGATGGATTAACTTCGATAGGTTCGGCGGAAAATGCTTATACAGTTTTTATTCAGACATTGCCTTACAGATTCTATCCCATAGTGATGCTGTTGTTTGTATTTATTTCGGCATATATGCAGAGAGATTTCGGTCCAATGCTGAAAGCTGAAAGGAGATCTTTGATGGATGAAAACTTAAAGAATGAGGATTCAAAACAATCAAAAGATCTGACTGAGAGTTCAGTGATGTTCGGTAATGAAGATAAAGCAAAATGGTATAACGGAATTGTTCCGATTCTTGTGATCATTGTTGGAACAATATTAGGGCTTTATTTTACCGGTATAGCTTCCCTGGAAGAGCAGGGAATACGTGATTATGGTTTAAGGGAAATAATAGGCAGTTCGGATTCATACAAGTCATTGTTGTGGTCCGGATTTGGTGCCTGTGTCATCGTGGCTTTAATGATTCTGGCTCAAAGGATAATGAGTCTTACTGAAGTTGTTGATGCTTGGTTCCTGGGAATACGATCGATGCTTCTTGCAGTAATAATTCTAACACTTGCATGGTCAATTGGTGCTATAACCCAGGAGATAAAAACTGCGGATTATATTATCAGCATTATAAGTGATTCAGTAAATCCGAGAATGCTGCCCGTACTTGTTTTTCTTGTTTGTGCGTTAACGAGTTTTGCGACAGGAACAAGCTGGGGTACTATGGCTATAATGATGCCCATCGTGATCCCGCTTGCTGACACTTCATCTTCGTTAAATAACTATGGGTTGGAAGATCAGACAATTATCCTTCATGGGGTAATAAGTTCTGTTCTGGCAGGCACTGTATTTGGCGATCACTGCTCACCTATTTCAGATACGACAATTCTCAGTTCAATGGCATCTTCATGTGACCACATTGAGCATGTAAGAACGCAGCTTCCTTATGCAATTTTAATCGGAATATTAGGAATGTTAATTGGAGATATTCCAACAGCTTATGGAGTATCACCTTATGTATCTCTTGCCGTTATGGTTGTTGCAGTGGTTGGGATTTTATTTGTATTTGGTAAAACTGTAAATCCGGAAAAAAGAACTCATTGA